A single window of Nicotiana sylvestris chromosome 5, ASM39365v2, whole genome shotgun sequence DNA harbors:
- the LOC138869610 gene encoding uncharacterized protein: MKAFDNEVVELASYQLRDVVGALFEMWEKERDEDDGPPTWEEFEEAFMANFIPEEDWEAKATEFEQLKQGNKSVQEYYMEFIRLAKHAPHMVKTEKAKICRFVGGLAYHIKDTTLAAAEGMEAFSSVVGFAKHLEKDRQLRREEKELNKKARTTGRFNGTSSGGGKDSFNKESLAPAQFSHQSGGGSSFRRTQSQCKLGFHGCYHCGDIGHIKANCPKLRRNLSGGPTRPSSSSATVVAPPQARGSHNQIGHGAGRGADRVTQGGGQPRLFATLDRQSAEASAEVITGILLVCSHNAYAIMDPGSTFSYVTPYFAINLGLEPEQLSESFLVSTPVGESVKVTKVYRGCIVSVQGRNTKADIIELEMVDFDVIIESEPPALQSVPIIREFPEVFPDDLPGLPPKRIIDFGIDLMPGTQTISIPPYRMAPAELNELREQLKDLLDKGFIRPSVSPWGAPVLFSVAFLGHVVSSERIKVDPQKTEEVKNWPRPTTPTEIRSFLGLAGYYRRFVEGFSSLAAPLTKLTQKAVIPMVRRL, translated from the exons ATGAAAGCATTTGATAATGAAGTTGTAGAGCTAGCTTCTTACCAACTTAGAGATGTGGTCGGCGCTTTgtttgagatgtgggaaaaggaaagagatgaagatgatggtccgcctacttgggaagaatttgaagaggccTTCATGGCTAACTTTATCCCAGAAGAGGATTGGGAAGCTAAGGCTACAGAGTTCGAACAGctcaagcaagggaataaaagtgTGCAAGAGTACTACATGGAATTCATAAGGTTAGCTAAGCATGCTCCTCACATGGTTAAGACTGAAAAAGCAAAGATTTGCAGGTTTGTGGGCGGTTTAGCTTACCACATTAAGGACACGACATTAGCTGCAGCAGAAGGGATGGAAGCCTTCTCCTCTGTTGTGGGATTTGCCAAGCACTTAGAGAAAGACAGACAActaaggagagaagaaaaagagcttAACAAGAAAGCCCGTACAACGGGCAGGTTTAATGGTACATCCAGCGGAGGTGGAAAGGATTCCTTTAATAAGGAGTCATTAGCACCAGCTCAGTTCAGTCATCAGTCAGGTGGTGGGTCATCCTTCAGACGTACTCAGA GTCAGTGCAAGCTCGGGTTTCATGGTTGCTACCATTGTGGAGACATTGGTCATATAAAGGCCAACTGCCCAAAGTTGCGACGTAATCTTAGTGGTGGACCAACTCGTCCTTCTAGTTCCTCAGCTACTGTAGTTGCACCACCTCAGGCTCGTGGTTCTCATAATCAGATCGGGCATGGAGCAGGCAGAGGTGCAGACCGAGTTACTCAGGGAGGGGGACAACCCCGTTTATTTGCTACACTTGATCGTCAGAGTGCAGAGGCATCTGCagaagttattacaggtatacttttagtctgctcacataatgcttatgccataatggatccaggttcaacattttcatatgtgactccatactttgcaattaaccTCGGACTAGAACCTGAACAACTTAGTGAGTCATTCCTAGTATCTACTCCAGTTGGCGAGTCAGTGAAAGTCACCAAAGTCTATAGAGGTTGTATAGTTTCAGTCCAAGGTCGCAACACCAAAGCCGATATCATAGAGttagaaatggtggattttgatgtgatcatag aatcagaaccaccagcTCTTCAGTCAGTGCCAATTATTAGAGAATTTCCAGAAGTTTTCCCAGATGACCTTCCCGGACTTCCTCCCAAAAGAATCATAGACTTTGGCATTGATCTCATGCCAGGCACTCAGACCATATCTATACCTCCATATAGGATGGCTCCAGCAGAACTTAATGAGTTGAGAGAACAGTTGAAAGACCTTCTTGACAAGGGTTTCATCAGACCGAGTGTTTCACCGTGGGGTGCCCCGGtcctgttt tcagtggcgttcttaggccacgtggtatctagtgaaagaataaaagtaGACCCTCAGAAAACAGAAgaagtcaagaactggcctaggccgacaacgccaaccgaaatcaggagtttcttggggttagctggctactatagaaggtttgtggaggggttttcctcacttgcagctccattaactaagttgactcagaaagcagtTATTCCAATGGTCAGACGCTTGTGA